GCCGCTGCGTTCATTGACCGTAAAGAGCATGGCGCGCTCGAAGCCGCCCCCCCCTTTGACCGTCGCCGCCGAAAGGATGAGATGCACCAGTTCATTCAGCCGCAAGGTGCTGTGCATCGCCCTGGATATCCGGTAGAGCAGGGAAATCTCGCGATATTTACGATCATTCTCCGCCGAAAGGGCTTGCAGTTGGCCGAGAACGGACGTGCGTTCTTTTTCGGTTTCCACATCGTGCTGGAGTTGGGCTAGTGAGGCGAGTTCTTCGGAAACGGCTTCAAGCAGGGAGAACTCGGCGGGGGACAATCGCGTCTCGGGGGCCAGTTGCAAAGAAAGGACGCCGTGTTCCCGAAAATGGGTGACAACGGCAAAAGCGGCCTGAGTCCCCTCAATTTTGGGCTGGCGGGAAAGCAGGACTTCACCCTGGAAGGATTCTCCGAGCGAAATGTGGCAATCACGGAAGAGCGGTGGGCCGGTAGCATGGAGGACCCGGGAAAAACCTCTCGCCTCAGCATCCAGAAAATAGAGTGAGGCCTCGACCAGCCCCAGGGAGCGTACGAGATAGTCGAGAATGCCATGTAAACAGGTGAGGTGATTGGCCGCCCCGCAATTGGCAAGGCGGACCACATGGCGCAGCACATCAAAGGATTCACGCGTCATCGGCACTACTTCCGAAGAAAGGTGATCCTTGCCCTTCAGGATCAGCCTATTTTTTCCTGGCGTTCCTGCTCCGTCTTGCAATCGATGCACAAAGTGGTGACCGGCCGGGCGCGAAGACGGGCTTCCCCGATTTCTTCCTCACAGTTTTCACAGACGCCGAAAGTGCCGTCTTCGATGCGCTCAATCGCCTCGCGGATTTTCAGGATCAGCTTGCGTTCCCGGTCACGGATACGCAATTCGAAGTTTCGGTCGGACTCGAGGGACGCACGGTCGGTAGGATCGGGAAAATTGGTCTTTTCGTCGGTCATCTCAGAGACGGTCTTGCCAGCCTCCCGCAACAGATCGTCGAGCTGATTTTGCAGAATCTGACGGAATTCTTTGAGTTTTTCCTGCTCCATTCGGTAACTCCCTTTACTCTGTGTAATTGCGCAAATCTAATTTAAAACAGCGTTAAAGTCAATACAGATCGCCCCGGCCCGGCCTCATCGCCCCGCCATGAGTTGAATATAGAGAATAAATGCCAGCAGGATGACGGCCAGCCAGCAGGAGATGATATCGGTGCTTTTGGACGGCGGCGAAACCGCCATCTGTCGGGTCTCTTCACTGATAGCCGCAGGGGGAACCCGTTGCAACAGGGTGTGTACCAGAACCGGGAAGTTCGCGTAGGCGTTGGAAAGGATGATAAAATCTTCCTCCGTACTGATAGTCAGAAAAGCCCTTTTTTTGACCAACACCGTATCCACGGCCGTAATCTGTTCAATCGGGAGACGTTTCTGTCGGAAGAGCTTGTCCACCCGAACCTCTTCCGCCGAAACCCGAAAGCG
The sequence above is a segment of the Desulfuromonas sp. KJ2020 genome. Coding sequences within it:
- the dksA gene encoding RNA polymerase-binding protein DksA → MEQEKLKEFRQILQNQLDDLLREAGKTVSEMTDEKTNFPDPTDRASLESDRNFELRIRDRERKLILKIREAIERIEDGTFGVCENCEEEIGEARLRARPVTTLCIDCKTEQERQEKIG